Proteins from a single region of Apium graveolens cultivar Ventura chromosome 7, ASM990537v1, whole genome shotgun sequence:
- the LOC141670779 gene encoding TOM1-like protein 9, giving the protein MVNSMVERATSDLLIGPDWAMNIEICDICNRDPVQAKDVVRGIKKRINSRNPRVQLLALTLLETIIKNCGDVVHMHVAEKDLLHEMVKIVRKKPDFHVKEKILVLIDTWQEVFGGARARYPQYYAAYQELLRMGAVFPQRSENAPVFTPPQTQPLSSYPQNLRNSEPGPEAAESSADPEFPTLSLTEIQNARGIMDVLSEMLSAIGPENKEGLKQEVIVDLVEQCRTYKRRVVHLVNSTSDESLLCQGLALNDDLQRLLVKHEDLASGDLTENTKPDLARAIVPVDAPLIDTGDTKQNNGGSTSTADAGKQPLPSAATNNGTPTKMVDLLSGDDDFSLAIVPVGEPQSSVPVSQQNALALVDMFPQSNASTTQTYPSTPQLQQPQNFQSSQSSFYPNGSVTSNVPPQYGQAPYAQDRNPVWNGQIPQQQQQQQPPSPVFGSQTGSSLPPPPWEAPPEADSTTPSVNPYQQPMQSSAAGVVHSQPMPGNINPQVYQATGNNQPTSMYPHPVNGGNPSGFNNQNMMPNQMGGFYPQQIQGGGLMAMHPQQMQYGQMGYMQPQQMYNNQMSGYGQPTGYGYGYGQQQNNQFLEQRMSGLSVRDNGSLSSSAYQTTSSYVPSGKPSKPEDKLFGDLVDITKFKPAKT; this is encoded by the exons ATGGTTAATTCGATGGTGGAGAGAGCCACTAGTGACTTGCTTATTGGTCCTGATTGGGCGATGAACATCGAGATCTGTGATATTTGCAATCGCGATCCTGT GCAAGCAAAAGATGTTGTAAGAGGCATAAAAAAGCGTATTAATAGCAGGAATCCTAGAGTTCAACTTCTTGCCCTAACA CTGTTGGAAACTATTATTAAGAATTGCGGGGATGTTGTCCACATGCATGTAGCTGAGAAAGACTTGCTTCATGAGATGGTTAAAATTGTGCGAAAGAAG CCTGATTTTCATGTCAAAGAGAAGATATTGGTTCTGATAGATACTTGGCAAGAAGTTTTTGGCGGAGCAAGAGCAAGATATCCACAATACTATGCAGCATACCAGGAGTTGTTG CGAATGGGGGCGGTATTCCCGCAGAGATCCGAGAATGCACCAGTTTTTACACCTCCTCAAACACAACCTCTCTCATCATATCCCCAAAACCTTCGAAATTCAGAACCTGGACCAGAAGCGGCTGAGTCTTCAGCAGATCCCGAGTTTCCAACATTGAG TTTGACCGAAATTCAGAATGCACGTGGTATAATGGATGTTCTTTCAGAAATGTTGAGTGCGATAGGTCCAGAGAACAAGGAG GGCCTTAAACAAGAGGTCATTGTTGACTTGGTTGAGCAGTGTCGCACATACAAACGAAGAGTGGTACACCTTGTTAACTCGACTTC GGATGAATCTCTGCTTTGCCAGGGGTTAGCACTGAATGATGACCTACAACGTTTGTTGGTAAAGCATGAAGATCTTGCTTCAGGAGATTTAACAGAAAACACCAAGCCTGATTTAGCACGAGCGATTGTGCCAGTGGATGCTCCTCTAATTGATACAGGCGACACCAAACAGAATAATGGAGG ATCCACCTCTACCGCTGATGCTGGGAAACAGCCACTGCCGTCTGCTGCTACAAATAATGGTACACCAACAAAAATGGTGGACCTTTTGAGTGGAGATGATGACTTCAGCTTAGCTATTGTTCCAGTTGGGGAGCCTCAGTCATCTGTTCCTGTATCTCAGCAGAATGCCCTAGCTCTTGTTGATATGTTTCCACAAAGTAATGCATCGACAACACAAACATATCCTTCAACACCCCAATTGCAACAGCCCCAGAATTTTCAATCTTCACAATCTTCATTTTATCCTAATGGAAGTGTCACTAGTAATGTGCCACCACAATATGGGCAGGCCCCCTATGCTCAAGACAGGAATCCTGTCTGGAATGGCCAGATCCCCcaacagcagcagcaacagcaaccACCTTCACCAGTATTTG GTTCTCAAACTGGTAGTTCATTACCGCCACCACCTTGGGAAGCTCCTCCGGAAGCAGATAGTACCACTCCAAGTGTAAATCCATACCAGCAGCCGATGCAATCTTCTGCGGCAGGGGTTGTACATTCCCAGCCGATGCCAGGTAACATAAATCCTCAAGTCTATCAGGCTACAGGAAATAACCAGCCGACAAGCATGTATCCTCATCCGGTCAATGGAGGGAATCCTTCAGGATTTAATAATCAGAATATGATGCCCAATCAAATGGGAGGGTTTTATCCTCAACAGATTCAAGGAGGTGGATTGATGGCTATGCATCCCCAGCAGATGCAGTATGGACAAATGGGTTATATGCAACCTCAGCAAATGTATAACAACCAGATGTCAGGGTACGGCCAACCAACAGGCTATGGGTACGGGTACGGCCAACAACAAAACAATCAGTTCCTTGAACAGAGAATGTCGGGGTTATCTGTAAGGGATAATGGAAGCTTGAGTAGTTCAGCTTATCAGACTACTTCATCATACGTACCATCCGGAAAGCCTTCAAAGCCAGAGGATAAGTTATTCGGGGACCTAGTAGACATTACAAAATTCAAGCCTGCGAAGACCTAG
- the LOC141672830 gene encoding large ribosomal subunit protein eL31-like, which yields MVEKTKGRKEEVVTREYTINLHKRLHGCTFKKKAPNAIKEIRKFAQKSMGTKDVRVDVKLNKQIWSRGIRSVPRRVRVRIARKRNDDEDATEELYSLVTVAEAPSGLKGLGTLVIEEDDE from the exons ATGGTGGAGAAGACCAAAGGACGAAAGGAAGAGGTGGTCACCAGGGAGTACACCATTAACCTCCACAAGCGCCTTCATGGCTG CACCTTCAAGAAGAAGGCTCCTAATGCTATCAAAGAGATTAGGAAGTTTGCCCAGAAGTCTATGGGAACCAAGGATGTCCGAGTGGATGTTAAGCTAAACAAGCAAATTTGGAGCAGGGGTATCAGAAGTGTCCCAAGGCGGGTCAGGGTCCGCATCGCTCGCAAGCGTAATGATGATGAGGATGCCACCGAAGAGCTTTACTCCCTCGTTACTGTTGCTGAGGCCCCATCAGGTCTGAAGGGACTAGGCACCCTAGTCATTGAAGAAGATGATGAATGA
- the LOC141672780 gene encoding large ribosomal subunit protein eL31, with translation MVEKTKGRKEEVVTREYTINLHKRLHGCTFKKKAPNAIKEIRKFAQKAMGTKDVRVDVKLNKQIWSRGIRSVPRRVRVRIARKRNDDEDATEELYSLVTVAEVPSGLKGLGTLVIEEDDE, from the exons ATGGTGGAGAAGACCAAAGGACGAAAGGAAGAGGTTGTCACTAGGGAGTACACTATTAACCTCCACAAGCGCCTTCACGGCTG CACCTTCAAGAAGAAGGCTCCTAATGCTATCAAAGAGATTAGGAAGTTTGCCCAGAAGGCTATGGGAACCAAAGATGTCCGCGTGGATGTTAAGCTAAACAAGCAAATTTGGAGCAGGGGTATCAGAAGTGTTCCAAGGCGGGTCAGGGTCCGCATCGCTCGCAAGCGAAACGATGATGAGGATGCCACTGAAGAGCTTTACTCCCTTGTTACTGTTGCTGAGGTCCCATCAGGTCTGAAGGGACTAGGCACCCTAGTCATTGAAGAAGATGATGAATGA